Genomic window (Caldinitratiruptor microaerophilus):
ACCATCAACCCCGCTGTCATCGAGGGCGGCCGGCACCCGGCCTTCGTCGCCGACCGCTGCGCGCTCTGGATTACCGTCCACTTCCACCCCGACCAGACGTACCAGGAGGTGACCCGGGAGATCGAGGAGCACGTCCTGGCGGCTGCCCAGGCCGACCCCTGGCTCCGGGAGCACCCGCCCACCTTCCGCTGGGGCGGCCGGTCGATGATCGAAGACCGGGGCGAGATCTTCCCCGCGCTGCCGCTTCCGGCCGACCACCCCGCCACCCGTCTGCTGGTGGCGGCGCACGAGCAGGTGGTGGGTCGGCCGCCGGAGCTGGGGATGTCCCGGACGGTGACCGACGCCGGGTGGCTGGGGGACGCTGGCATCCCGGCGGTCATCTACGGCCCGGGCGAACTGGATCATGCCCACGCGGTGGACGAGTCGTGCGACTTCGAACAGATCGTCCAGGCGGCGAAGGTATACGCCCGGTTCATCGCGACCTGGACGAATACGGATCGCCCTTGACGCCGCGCCCGGCCGCATCGAGAGGAGCGGATCACCGATGCGCTTCACCGACCTGCTCCGCCAGGAGGCGGGGCCCATCTGGGAGGCGGAGAAGCAGCACCCGTTCGTGCGGGGCATCGGCGACGGGTCACTGCCACTGGATCGGTTCCGGTTCTATCTCCTCCAGGACTACCTCTTCCTGATCGAGTTCAGCCGCATCTTCGCCCTGGGCGCCGCCCGGGCGGGCGACCTCGCCACCATGCAGCACTTCGCCTCGCTCCTCCACGAGACCCTCCACACGGAGATGGCCCTGCACAAGCGGTACGGCGAGCGCTTCGGCATCTCGCCGGCGCAGATGGAGGCGGCCGAGCCCGCCCCGACCACGATCGCCTACACCCGCTACATGCTGGAGGCCGCCTGGCGGGGCACGACCGCCGACCTCGCCGCCGC
Coding sequences:
- the tenA gene encoding thiaminase II, which codes for MRFTDLLRQEAGPIWEAEKQHPFVRGIGDGSLPLDRFRFYLLQDYLFLIEFSRIFALGAARAGDLATMQHFASLLHETLHTEMALHKRYGERFGISPAQMEAAEPAPTTIAYTRYMLEAAWRGTTADLAAAVLPCQWGYAEIGRHLKETGDTSEANPYRDWILLYSSEEFKATGDWLREHLDRAATESGTGDRERWRALFLTGSRYEYLFWEMSWRQERWPV